TCAAAACACCCCACTCCCCGAAAAAATACCGATCAATGCATTCAAGCTAGGCGGTTTCGCCCAGTTAGCCAGTTTCCCGGCCGGATAGAAAGTGCTTCAACGCGCTTCGAGGACCAGAATCAACGCCTCATCGGCCAACTGATCAAGGCTCAAACTGCCGCCGGCACGGAACCAGGTGGTCGTCCACGACAGTGCACCGGTGAGGAAACGTCGGGTAATAAATACATCGCCACGGATAAATCCGGCGTCCTTGGCTTCACCCAGCACTTGCAGCCAGATGTCCTCGTAGACATCGCGCAGCGCCAGCACTTTGGCCTGACCGTCTTCGGACAGCGAGCGCCACTCGTAGACCAGCACCGCCATGGCTTCACCGCTACCGCCCATGATCGACTGCAATTCGCAGCGGATCAGCGCCAGCACGCGCTCGCGCACATCCGCCGCGTCGGCCAGCGCCGCTCGCATCAACGCAGTGTTGTAGCGGATGGTTTCTTCCATCACTGCGCGGAGGATTTCATCCTTGCTTTTGAAGTGATGAAAAATGCTGCCCGACTGGATGCCGACGGCGCCGGCCAGGTCACGCACCGTGGTGCGTTCATAGCCTTTGTTACGGAACAGGTGAGCGGCCACTTGCAGCAATTTGCCGCGGGCGCTGTCGGGGTCGGTCAATTGGCCTTTATCAACCAAATCGCGCATGACCCTCAGGGCTTTTTGCTCGTCCACCCGTTCTCTCCTACAGTCGATCAGTCTGTTGCCCCCTGAAACCGCAGGGTTGCGCGCAATTTAAGCCGCCAGCGGCAACCAAGCAAGCGCTTGGGCAGAAGATAGTTTCAACTGTTTACAAACCAAGCGCTTGCTTGGTAGCCTCAAGACACTTCTGTCGCAGGTTGCTGAGTCGGAGATAAAAATGCCCACCACCGTTCGCATCGGATGCGCCAGTGCTTTCTGGGGAGATACGTCCACCGCCGCCGCGCAGCTGGTGGAAGGCGGCGAACTGGACTATCTGGTGTTCGACTACCTCGCCGAGATCACCATGTCGATCATGGCCGGCGCACGCATGAAGGACCCGCAGGCGGGGTTCGCCAGCGACTTCATCGAAATCCTCACCCCCCTGCTGCCACAGTTGGCCGAGCAGAACATCCGCGTGATCAGCAATGCCGGCGGCGTCAATCCGCAGGCCTGCGCCAACGCCTTGCAAGCGGCCTGTGACAAGGCCGGCATCGACCTGAAAATCGCCGTACTGCTCGGCGATGACCTGCAACCACAATTCAAACAACTTAACGGCGTCACCGAGATGTTCAGCGGCGCCCCGCTGCCAGCGATGTGCGTGTCGACCAACGCCTACCTCGGCGCGCCGGGCATTGTCGAAGCGTTGCGACTGGGTGCCGACATTGTCATCACCGGGCGCGTGGTCGACAGCGCCGTGGTCAGCGCCGCACTGGTGCACGAATTCGGCTGGTCGTGGCACGACTACGACAAACTCGCCCAGGCCGCGCTGGCCGGACACATCATCGAATGTGGCGCGCAGTGCACCGGTGGCAACTTCACCGATTGGCGCGACGTGCCGGATTACGAACACATCGGCTTTCCGATCGTTGAGGTCAGCGCCGAC
This region of Pseudomonas sp. R84 genomic DNA includes:
- a CDS encoding TetR/AcrR family transcriptional regulator → MDEQKALRVMRDLVDKGQLTDPDSARGKLLQVAAHLFRNKGYERTTVRDLAGAVGIQSGSIFHHFKSKDEILRAVMEETIRYNTALMRAALADAADVRERVLALIRCELQSIMGGSGEAMAVLVYEWRSLSEDGQAKVLALRDVYEDIWLQVLGEAKDAGFIRGDVFITRRFLTGALSWTTTWFRAGGSLSLDQLADEALILVLEAR